CGTCAGAACTTGTTTCAGAGATTGCATCTCTGCCCACTCAGGCCTAACATCTCCCAAAACGGGAGGTCGTGACGATGCGAATCATTGCGCTCTCAACCTTACGAATATTCTGGGAAAGCCAGCCAGCGTTCGCCGATGCAAAAACGCCCCTGGTCGAGTTATATCGCCATCTGGAGAAGGCCACTTATCCGACGCCGCAGGCGCTCAAGGCAGCGCTGCGCACTGCGAGCATCCTCAAAGGCGGACGGGTTGTATTTAACGTGGGTGGCAACAAGTACCGGGTGATCATGTCGATCGATTATGAGCGCCAGCTTGGGTTCGTGCGCTTCGTCGGCACCCACGCGCAGTACAACCCAATCAATGCGGAGACCGTGTGATGAACATCAAACCTATTCATTCTCAGGAAGACCTGGCCGCTGCGCTCGCCCGCGTTGAGCAGCTGTGGGGAGCCGCCATCGGCAGCCCCGAAGGTGACGAGCTTGAAATTCTCGCTGTTCTCATTGAGAAGTACGAGGCGCAACACTTCCCGATGCCGCCTTCGGACCCGGTGGAGGCGATCCGATTCCGTATGGAGCAGATGGGTCTGACTGCCCGCGATCTTGAGGCGTTTATCGGCTCCAGCGGGCGGGTTTCGGAGGTTCTGAACGGCAAGCGCAAGCTGAGCCTGGCCATGATCAAACGCCTGCACGAGGGTTTGTGCATTCCTTATGAGCGGTTGCTGGCAGGCATTTAGGCGGCGCTGGGTGGGCCCATCGCGAGCAAGCCCGCGCCCACATTTGCCCGCGTTTATCCCGTGGGAACGCGGTCGAATGTGGGAGCGGGCTTGCCCGCGAAGAGGCCACCCGCCTCACCGCATTACTTAAAGGCTAAACTGCCGGTTCGACGCCTTGATGAACGCCTTCTTCAAATCCTCGAACGTATGCACCGCCGGAAACTGCGGGAACTCGCGAATCACGTTCTCCGGGGCATGGAACAGAATCCCCTGGTCCGCCTCACCCAGCATGGTGGTGTCGTTATAGGAGTCACCCGCCGCAATCACCCGGTAGTAGAGCGTCTTGAACGCCAACACCGACTGGCGCTTGGGATCCTTCTGGCGCAGCTGGTAGCTGACCACCCGGTCGTTTTCATCGGTGATCAGGCGGTGGCAGAGCAAGGTCGGAAAGCCCAGCTGGCGCATCAGCGGCTGGGAGAATTCGTAGAAGGTGTCTGAGAGGATCACCACCTGGAAGCGCTCGCGCAGCCAGTTGACGAACTCGATGGCGCCGTCCAGTGGCTTGAGGGTGGCAATCACTTCCTGAATATCGCCGAGCCTGAGCCCGTGCTCGTCAAGAATGCGCAGGCGCTGCTTCATCAGCACGTCGTAGTCGGGAATGTCACGGGTGGTCGCGCGCAGGGATTCAATACCGGTTTTTTCGGCGAAGGCGATCCAGATTTCCGGAACCAGCACCCCTTCCAGGTCGAGACAGGCAATTTCCACAAGACACTCCATTGGTATTATTCAAGTTGAGCGAGCAAAAGGACTGCCGAACTCTAGCGACTCGAGCACGCCGCCGCAACGCAGGGCGGATTTTGATACCATCGCCCCCTATAGAGCGCTCAGCGCCACTGACCTGTAGGAACCGTCCTGATGAACCAAGCCTTCGACGTCGTTGAACTCGCCACGACCTATGCCAACAAATCCGCCCAGGACATTCTCAAGCTGGCGTTCAGCCAGTTCGGTGATGACCTGTGGATTTCCTTCAGCGGCGCCGAGGATGTGGTGCTGGTGGACATGGCCTGGAAGCTGAACAAGAACGTCAAGGTGTTCAGCCTCGACAC
This region of Pseudomonas sp. MUP55 genomic DNA includes:
- the thrH gene encoding bifunctional phosphoserine phosphatase/homoserine phosphotransferase ThrH, coding for MEIACLDLEGVLVPEIWIAFAEKTGIESLRATTRDIPDYDVLMKQRLRILDEHGLRLGDIQEVIATLKPLDGAIEFVNWLRERFQVVILSDTFYEFSQPLMRQLGFPTLLCHRLITDENDRVVSYQLRQKDPKRQSVLAFKTLYYRVIAAGDSYNDTTMLGEADQGILFHAPENVIREFPQFPAVHTFEDLKKAFIKASNRQFSL
- a CDS encoding transcriptional regulator — its product is MNIKPIHSQEDLAAALARVEQLWGAAIGSPEGDELEILAVLIEKYEAQHFPMPPSDPVEAIRFRMEQMGLTARDLEAFIGSSGRVSEVLNGKRKLSLAMIKRLHEGLCIPYERLLAGI
- a CDS encoding type II toxin-antitoxin system HigB family toxin, with the translated sequence MRIIALSTLRIFWESQPAFADAKTPLVELYRHLEKATYPTPQALKAALRTASILKGGRVVFNVGGNKYRVIMSIDYERQLGFVRFVGTHAQYNPINAETV